The following coding sequences are from one Triticum dicoccoides isolate Atlit2015 ecotype Zavitan chromosome 4A, WEW_v2.0, whole genome shotgun sequence window:
- the LOC119287846 gene encoding cysteine-rich receptor-like protein kinase 6, whose translation MFIVLLLILGFEPFIAAGDPLDQICYTSVPYNSTYQANLELLSTVLSTNASSTRTIQAKGFVGTDQDRIYGVTQCPGDATASACSSCITTAFHDAWRLCGSQMDMHFLYWDCIVHVSTEDLVYNSSLVLRRLLILKDTTDASNQFSGIANFTDATIDGNIKVLLQETAKQAAYNSTMMYATGRLDVSHGLPLLYSMAQCNLDLRPNDCWDCLDNIRSVARGSFHEQHGEWIAGVWCNFRYSTYQFYNDQPTKKTGWSDVVDPTTNMPAPGPVGVPRQKDKSKTICYFFP comes from the coding sequence ATGTTCATCGTCTTACTGCTCATTCTCGGCTTCGAGCCATTCATCGCCGCCGGCGATCCACTGGATCAGATCTGCTACACCAGCGTCCCCTATAATAGCACCTACCAAGCTAACCTTGAGCTCCTATCTACTGTGCTATCCACGAATGCCTCATCGACAAGAACCATACAGGCCAAGGGCTTCGTCGGAACCGACCAAGACCGAATTTATGGTGTCACACAGTGCCCCGGCGACGCCACAGCATCTGCATGCTCCAGCTGCATCACCACCGCGTTCCATGATGCTTGGCGGCTCTGCGGATCGCAAATGGACATGCATTTCTTGTATTGGGACTGCATCGTCCACGTCTCCACCGAGGACCTTGTCTACAACTCCAGTTTGGTGCTACGCAGGTTGCTGATTCTTAAGGACACTACAGATGCCAGCAATCAGTTCTCTGGGATCGCCAACTTCACCGACGCCACCATTGATGGCAACATCAAGGTGCTGCTCCAAGAGACAGCCAAACAGGCAGCCTACAACTCTACAATGATGTATGCCACCGGCCGCCTGGATGTCTCCCACGGACTCCCGCTGCTCTACTCTATGGCGCAGTGCAACCTGGACCTACGACCGAATGACTGCTGGGATTGCCTCGACAATATCAGGAGCGTAGCAAGGGGTTCCTTCCACGAGCAACATGGTGAATGGATTGCTGGTGTGTGGTGCAATTTTAGGTACAGCACGTATCAGTTCTACAATGACCAGCCCACGAAGAAGACCGGCTGGTCAGATGTTGTAGATCCAACAACAAACATGCCGGCGCCAGGGCCGGTTGGTGTTCCAAGGCAGAAAGATAAGAGTAAGACAATATGTTATTTCTTTCCCTAA